One region of Trinickia violacea genomic DNA includes:
- a CDS encoding CoA pyrophosphatase, whose product MRPRPIFNPEIQSIESTGADLPALASERLTADWLRARFHAPLDWEPEPREVRWLPEDGDPREAAVLVPIVVRESGLTVLLTQRADHLNDHAGQVSFPGGRREPEDTSAADTALREAQEEVGLAPERVEVLGALPDYLTGTGFSVTPVVGLVHTPFTLHPDTFEVAEIFEVPLAFLMNPAHHEVRLVRWDGGERRFFAMPYPRGEVGGDYFIWGATAGMLRNFYRFLAA is encoded by the coding sequence ATTCGTCCGCGCCCCATTTTTAATCCCGAAATCCAGTCCATCGAATCCACCGGCGCCGATTTGCCGGCTCTCGCGTCTGAGCGCCTGACCGCGGACTGGTTGCGTGCGCGCTTTCACGCGCCACTCGACTGGGAGCCGGAACCGAGGGAAGTGCGCTGGCTGCCGGAAGACGGCGACCCGCGCGAAGCGGCGGTGCTCGTGCCAATCGTCGTGCGCGAATCGGGGTTGACTGTGCTGCTCACGCAGCGCGCCGATCATCTAAACGATCATGCCGGTCAAGTGAGTTTTCCGGGCGGCCGGCGCGAGCCGGAGGACACCAGCGCTGCGGACACCGCGTTGCGGGAGGCGCAGGAAGAAGTGGGGCTGGCGCCGGAGCGAGTCGAGGTCCTGGGGGCGCTGCCCGACTATTTGACGGGCACCGGGTTTAGCGTGACGCCTGTCGTCGGGCTCGTGCATACGCCGTTCACCTTGCACCCCGATACTTTCGAAGTCGCCGAAATCTTCGAGGTGCCGCTCGCGTTCCTGATGAACCCTGCCCATCACGAAGTGCGCCTCGTGCGCTGGGACGGCGGCGAGCGTCGTTTTTTTGCAATGCCTTATCCGCGCGGCGAAGTGGGCGGGGACTATTTCATTTGGGGAGCAACTGCCGGCATGTTGCGCAATTTCTATCGGTTTCTCGCCGCTTGA
- the rplS gene encoding 50S ribosomal protein L19: MNLIAKLEQEEIERSLAGKTIPEFAPGDTVIVNVNVVEGTRKRVQAYEGVVIAKRNRGLNSSFIVRKISSGEGVERTFQTYSPLLASIVVKRRGDVRRAKLYYLRERSGKSARIKEKLVSKDREAS, from the coding sequence ATGAATCTGATTGCAAAACTCGAGCAGGAAGAAATCGAGCGTTCGCTCGCAGGCAAGACCATCCCCGAATTCGCCCCTGGCGATACGGTGATCGTGAACGTGAACGTGGTTGAAGGTACCCGTAAGCGTGTTCAGGCCTACGAAGGCGTCGTGATCGCGAAGCGTAACCGCGGTCTCAACTCGTCGTTCATCGTCCGCAAGATTTCGTCGGGCGAAGGCGTCGAGCGTACGTTCCAGACGTACTCGCCGCTGTTGGCAAGCATCGTTGTGAAGCGTCGCGGCGACGTCCGTCGCGCGAAGCTGTACTACCTGCGCGAGCGTTCGGGCAAGTCGGCCCGGATCAAGGAAAAGCTGGTGTCGAAAGACCGCGAAGCGTCCTGA